The sequence TCGAAGGTGATCTGAAAGTACAGATCAATATTCCTGAGCAGTATCACAATTACCTGATACCACCTTTAGCCATTCAGCTCTTAATAGAAAATGCCATTAAGCACAATGCGCTCTCCCCGGAAACACCTTTGCTGATAGAGATCTTTATTGAAAATGAAACAGTCACAGTCAAAAATATCCGCCAGCCCAAAAAGTACCCCGTAGAGAGTACCAAATTAGGTTTGCAGAATATCAACGAACGCTTCCTGTTATTGTTCGATAAACAAATTACCATCGACAACACCGACGAAAGTTTTACTGTACATCTACCAGTCATTAGCCATGAACGTTATTATCATTGAAGACGAGCGTAAAACAGCCAGAGAATTACAAGACATCCTCACCAATATCGACAGCGAAATCCGCGTTCTGCAGGTATTGCCCTCTGTAGTGGCTGCCATCCGTTGGTTCAGGGAAAACCCTGCACCTGACCTGATATTTTCAGATATCCAGTTGGGCGATGGCCTCTGTTTTGAAATCTATCGCGAAGTATCGGTGAATGCGCCAATCATTTTCTGTACCGCCTTTGACCAGTATGCCATTCAGGCTTTTGAATCCAATAGTATCGACTATCTGCTAAAACCACTGGAAGAAGCCCAGGTAGAAAGGAGTCTGAAGAAATTTCATCGTATCAAAGACCATTACAATACCTACCAGCAAAGTCTGACGAAGGCCATGACCCAAATGGAAAATGCCTACCGCCATACCATCCTCGTACATTACAGGGAGAAAATGGTGCCCGTCAAGGTAACCGATCTTGCCTATATACATGCCGCCAATGGTGTGGTAACCCTCCATACCCGCAACGATCAGGATTACACGATCCAGTACACCATCGACCAACTGGAGAACATGCTGAACCGCAATGACTTCTTCAGGGCCAACCGCCAATTTATATTACACAGGGAAAGTATCACGGATATTGAACATTACTTCAACCGGAGATTGATAATCAAGACGAACTGTAAAACCCCGGAAAAGATTATCGTAAGCCGCCTTAAGGCACAGGACTTTTTACGCTGGATAGAGCAGTGACACTTCATTTCCATTTTTGCTCACTTCATTTCCCTATTTGCGCTTTTCATTCATATTTAAATAAATGGCGCAAATGTAGTCTGTAGTTTTGTCTCATTGCATAGTTATATGATGAAGAAAAAACTACTTATTGCAGGATTATTGCTAATCAATGGTGCCTCTTATGCCCAGAACAACTGGACACTCAAGAGCTGCATTGAATACGGTTTGAAAAACCACCGTAGCAATGTTGTGTATGCCAATGATAAAAAAGCTGCAGATGCCAAAGCCCGCGAAGCACTGGCCGCTTACCTGCCCAGTGTTAGTATCTCAGGCTCTATCGACGACAACCTGAAAGTACAGGAAACCGTGATTCCTGCCGGTATATTCGGCGACCACGATATTCGTGTTGCATTTACCAAGAAATTCAATACTAACCCTGTAGCACAACTGGATCAAACCATTTTCGATCAGTCTTTGCTCACCGGTCTCAAGGCGAATAAATATAACAGGGAATCTGCCGACCTGAATGTGCAGCAGAATAACGAGACCATCATATACAATATCAGCAGTGCTTTTGCACAGATCTTCGTGTACAGGGAACAGCTATCTCTCCTGCATACGAATCTGGACAACTACCACGAACAGATGGACATCACCAGTCAGCAGGTAAACAAAGGCACCGTATTGCAGAAAGAACTGGACAAAGTAACCGTTGACTACAACAATACCGTGTCTAAAATACACGTTGCAGAAAGTAACCTTACTTTATCTTACAATCAGCTCAAATATGAAATGGGATTTCCGCTCACTGATACGATCACTGTAGACAGTGTGGAAGCTGCTAAAGCCTTTAATAACCTGGCTATCGCCGCGCCAGATGCGAATACCTTTTCAGCTGCGAACCGCCTGGATTTCCGTATTTCACAGGTCAATGAGAAAATGCTGGCCATAGATGAGCAGCGCCTCCGCAATGGTATCTATCCACGACTCACCGCATATGCCCGTTATGGTGCAGTTGGTTATGGCGATAACCTGAATGAGTCTTTCAAATCACTGGCTACTTATTCCGCCATAGGTATCAAACTCAGTATTCCCATTCTCGATTTCTATAAGCGTAATGCGCAATCGTCACAGGCAAAATACAAACACCTGAATGCAATCGAACAATTAAAAATAGACGAAGGTAAATACGCAATGGAATACCAGAATGCCCGCACCAAAGTAATACAGGAGCAGGGCAATATGGACAATAACCGGCGCAATATAGAACTGGCGCAATCTGTGTTCACCACTACCAATCTGCAATACCAGAAAGGTACCACGGACATGACCGATTGGCTCAATGCCCAGAACTCACTGAAAGAAGCGCAGAACAATTACCTGAGCTCCGTATATAATTTCTTCCTCGCCCGTATCGATCTCGAAAAAGCGGGTGGATCACTCAAGACCTTTTACCTGGCTCTATAAATAGCAATATGAAAACGAAGTACATCGTAAGTTTAGTCGTTATCCTGATCATCGGATTGATCGTTTACAAACTGGCTGTCAATAAGAAAAAGCTGAACGAAAAAAATAGGCAGGCACCTGTGACCCAGGTACAGATACCGGTAAAGGTAGCCGTTGCAAAGGAACAGTTGCTCGAAATCAACATTGTAAAGACTGGTAACATTGCACCGTTCAAAGAAGCAAAGGTCGTAGCCATGAGCGGCGGTACCCTTACACAGGTGCGCTTTGAACTGGGAGACCAGGTAAAACAGGAACAGGTACTCGCTATTACGGATACACGACAGGCACAGCTGGAACTACAAAAAGCAGAAACAGATGCTGCTAAGCTCCGTAATGACCTCGATACCTACACCGAACTTCTGAAAGGAAAAGCCGCCACACAGGAGAAGGTAAATGAAATAAAAAATAACTACCAGACTGCTCTGAACCAGGTAGACCAGGCCCGGAAGAAACTCGCGGATGCCGCCATCAAAGCACCTACCAGTGGGATCATCAGCGCTAAACCGGTAGAACAGGGGGTATTTGTAAATGCAGGTACGGAGATCGCCACTATCGTAAACCTGAACAAAGCAAAAGTACAGGTGAACCTGACAGAAGCAGAAGTCTACAAAGTAACAAACGGGCAGAAAGTAAAGATCACCGCTGATGTGTATCCCGGTAAGGAATTCTCCGGTACCATCAGTTTTATCAGCCCACAGGCCGATCAGACACACAACTACCTGGTAGAGATCATGACGGACAATGCCACACAGTCCATCCTCCGCTCCGGTACATTCGTATACGCCGATTTCTCGAGGAAGACACAGGAACAATTCCTGGTGATCCCGAGAGAAGCCCTGACAGAGAGCGTGAAGAACGCTTCTGTATATGTAGTGAAGAATAATGTAGTACATCAGCAGATCATCCAGACCGGTACTGAAATGGGAGGTTTGATGCAGGTGATCAGTGGTTTGCAGGCAGGTGACTCCGTCGTTACTTCCGGTCAGATCAACCTGAAAGATGGTACTCCAGTCAGTGTGTCAAAATAAAAAAGCACCCTCATGTCAATAGCAGAAATTGCCGTAAAACGGCCTCTATTAATACTTGTAATATTTACGGTGCTGATACTTTTCGGACTGGAATGTTATCATAGCCTGAATTATAACCTGCTGCCCAAGATGGAAGTGCCTACTGTAACAGTGAGCACAGTCTATGCAGGGGCCTCCGCTTCTGAAGTGGAAACATCCGTGACAAAGAAACTGGAAGATGCCTTTGCTTCTGTAGAAGGTCTGGATAAGATCACCTCCAAATCACAGGAAGGTGTATCACAGGTAGTCATTACCTTCAAGAGTGGTACCAACATCGACAGAGCAGAAGCAGATATCCAGCGTAAAGCAGATCAGGCACAGAATGACCTGCCAAAGGATATCGATAAACCTTTGGTAAATAAAGTAAACCTGGAAGAAGCGCCGGTGGTGAAGGCCGGTGTTACTTCTACACTCGCTCCCCGTGCATTGTATGACCTGGTCGATAAGCAACTGCGCCCCATCTTACAAAACGTATCCGGTGTAGGACAGGTAAACATCATCGGTGGTGATGAACGTGAGATACAGGTAAACGTAGATCAGGGTAAACTCAATGCCTACGGTATCACCATCACGCAGGTGACAGATGCTGTGAACAATGCGAACCAGTCATTCCCTGCAGGTAGTATCGAGACACTGAACCAGCAGGTGACCATCCAGTATGATGCGAACGTTACTTCAGTGTCACAGATCAGTGAGCTGATCGTGGTACAACGTCCGGGTGGCGGCAGCGTATTTTTAAAAGATGTAGCTGAAGTTGTGGATGCTACTGCCAAAGCGACGGCTATCAACCATATCAATGGACTTCCTTCTATTGGTATTCAGATCGTGAAGCAATCAGATGCAAATGCCGTGAATGTAAGCCGTGATGTAAAGAAAGCATTTGCCAATCTTGAACAACAGTATAAAGACAGCAAAGTAAAATTCACGATATCCTCAGACCAGTCTACCTACACCCTTCGCTCTGCGGATGCTGTAATGGAAGACTTAGTGCTGGCGGTAATCATCGTAGGAGTTGTGATGCTGGCTTTCCTGCATAGCTTCCGTAGTTCTATGTTTGTGATGGTGGCATTGCCATCTTCTATGATTCCTACATTTATCGCCATGTATCTGCTGGGCTTCTCGCTGAACCTGATGACGCTGATGGCGCTCTCGCTGGTGGTGGGGATTCTGGTGGATGACTCCATTGTGGTGCTGGAAAACATTTATCGACACCTGGAAGCAGGAACGGATCGGAAACAGGCTGCCCTTGATGGTCGTAATGAAATTGGCTTTACAGCCATGGCGATCACACTGGTGGATGTGGTGGTGTTCCTGCCACTGGCTATGGCCGGTGGGATCATCGGTATGATCTTAAGAGAGTTTTCATTAGTAGTGGTGATATCTACCTTAATGAGCCTGTTCGTATCCTTCACGGTAACGCCTATGTTAGCCAGCCGTTTCGGCAGATTGGAACATCTTACTAAAGATACCTGGTGGGGTAGACTCAACCTGGGATTCGAACATATTATTGATGTGATCAAAGAAAACTATGGTAAATTATTGAAGGTAAGTCTGCATAAAAAACGATACCTGTTATCCGGTGTGATCATTCTGATTATAGGTTCTATTATGCTGGTTGTCAAAGGATTTGTAGGCGCTGCTTTCATCCCTTCAGGAGACCAGGGGGAGCTGATGATCAACCTGGAATTGGCTCCGGATGCGTCTATTTACCAGACAAATATGCTGACACAACAAGTGGAGAAACACATCCTTGCCAGACCGGAAGTAGACAAGGTCTTTTCCAGTATCGGCTTCCTGACAGGTGGTGTGGCCGGTACAGGTAATAACAGTAATAAGGCGGAGCTGACCGTGACGCTTGTAGATGCAAAGAAACGAGACATGACAGCGGAGGAATTCGGTATCATGATGCAGCGTGAGTTGACCGCCAGCGTCCCTGGTGTGAAAGTAACGGCATCACCGACTTCTATCACGGGCAATGCCAGCACAGCACCCATCCAGATTGCCGTGAAAGGTGTGAACCTGAAAGACGTGCGTGGTGTGGCGGAGCAATACATGAAGATTACAGCGGGTGTGCCGGGTACACAGTTCGTACAGCTCTCAGTAAAAGACCCGAAGCCACAGATAGAAGTGAAATTGGATAGAGAGAAAATGACCTTGTTAGGGCTCAATGCCAGCCAGGTAGGGGGGGCTTTGCAGAATGCATTCAGTGGAAACGATAAGAGTAAATTCAAGCAATCAGGCAATGAATACGACATTCTTGTAAGCCTGGATCGTTTTAACAGATCAGATATCAATAATGTAAGAAATCTTTCATTTACGAATAATGATGGGCAAACATTTGTGATGAGTCAGTTCGCCGAAATAAAAGAAGGAATAGGTGAAAGTGTGCTGGAACGCAGCGACCGGCTCAACTCTATCACGGTGAATGCAAACGTGGCAGGCAGGCCGACAGGTACAGTGGCGACAGAGATCAAAGAAAAAGTAGCCAGCGTAAAACTACCCGAAGGCGTGTCCATTGAATACCTCGGTGACGTAAAGAACCAGGGCGATGCTTTTGGAAGTCTGGGACTGGCATTGATCACAGCGATCCTGTTGGTATACCTGATCATGGTGGCGCTGTATGAAAGTGTGATCTATCCATTCGTAGTATTGTTCTCTATTCCGGTGGCATTGGTCGGTGCACTGCTGGCACTGGCACTGAGTATGGAGACGCTGAATATCTTCTCTATTATTGGTGTGATCATGTTGTTAGGTCTCGTGTCAAAGAATGCGATCCTGATCGTGGACTTTACCAATCATTTGAAAGAGAAGGGTGCTAAGGTAGAAGATGCACTGGTAGAAGCAGGAGAGGAGCGTTTACGTCCGATCCTGATGACGACTCTGGCGATGATCTTTGGTATGTTGCCGATTGCGTTGGCCACGGGAGCGGGTTCTGAGGTCAAGAACGGGATGGCGTGGGTGATCATTGGTGGTTTGACGAGTTCTATGATCCTGACGTTGTTTGTAGTACCGGCGATGTACCTGATCATTGATAAACTTAAAATACGTTTACAAAAGAAAAAGCAACCCGCGTACCATGAAGCTCATTAGTAGTACATTGTTCTGTGCACTGGCGTTCCTGATAGCAGCAAGTGCACAGGATTCACTGGCACGCACTGAAAAAGTGGAGGACTCACCTGCGCGCACTGTAAGAGCACAGGATCCACCTCCACGCTTTGCAAGGGCGCAGGACTCACTCACGCGCTTTACAAGTGCTCAGGATTCACTTGCACCCACTGCAAGCGCACACGACTCATCCGCACGCTTTGCAATAGTGCAGGATTCGCTGGCGAAGGTCCAATTGAAAAAGGCCTATATCGTAGATCTCCTGCTTAAAAGTCCTGGCATGCGCCCTGCAATGATCTCTACGACGTTCATCAGCAGGGGGCAACTGGAAGGGAACTTAAAAGGGAAGAACATATTGAGCAGCGATTTTGGACAGCAACGTACAGAAGCACTGCTAAATCTCCCGGTTAAGAATTGGGGGAAGAGTGGCATGGTGACGGCAACTATCCTCTATGCGCGTACGAATTATCAGCTTTCTGATATAAAGGGCCTGGATATTACGGAATCTTCATTATCCAAAAATACTGTAGGCCTGACCACCACCTATCGCAGAGTAGATTCCCTGTTTGGCCGTATGTTTGTCTCATCGGCCAGTGTGGTCCTTTTAACAGGTGATGGTGGCGGTATTAATAAGTATGCGGTGATGGGAAATGGAATGATCTTACTGAAAAAATCAGCGCAGACCACATTGATGGTAGGTATACAGGTGATCATTGATCCTACCAACATCACACCGGTCATTCCATTGCTTGTTTATCAAAAGCAGTTGCCGAATGGGGTTGATCTGAATTTCACGATCCCACAGCAATTGACCTTACGGAAGACCCTGAGCAAAAATTGCTGGGCGAGCTTCGGAACGATCTTATCCTCCTCTGTATCCTTCTTCAACTATAGCTCACCTAATATACCGCGAAATGCGAATTTCAGCACGCTGGATCTGAAGACAGGGCCGGGGGTAGAATACAAACTGGGTAAGTTATTGCTGGCAGGAGTGAGTGCAGGGTTATGGACGCCGGTGATGTACAGACAGTATGGACGGTGGGAGAAGTCGAATCGTTATTTCTTTGATGGCAAAGTGGATACGACACCTTATATTAATTTGAATTTATCATTAATACCTTTTTGATAGTTACAAAATGTGTAACGAAGTTGTAGGTTTAAGCAATGAGCCCGGTATTCATACCGGGCTCTGTTTTTTTATTTGTGTGTGATAGAATTATTCCTTTACAAAATCACTATTCTTATCTCCATACATCCACTCATAGGCACCATCTGCATGCTCTAAGTCTGTAATAGGGCAGAAACATGCACTGGCATAGATATTATCCGGCTCATCAGCTGCACCTGTTTCGTTGAGGTACGCATCATACAAATGGCAATTACCAGAAGCAGCCAGCAAACCAGGTAGCGCACCGCCCGCACTTACACCTGTAGAAATGATATAATCCGCATCGCCAGGTAATACCCCTTTATTATGACGAATGTACCGGACTGCTACCTTCAGGTCAACAATCGCAGCAGGGGCCTTACCATAGTAAGTGCCATCGTTGTTTCTTTCAACATGGTTTAATCCTTTTGTGATATAAATCCAGGATGAATCAATCGAACTACCGGACTGGTTGCGAACAAAAGGAAGAACAACGCGGTAAAGCATTAAATTTGCGCGACATTCCGGAATGACTGGCTTTGATGCCCGGATACATTTCATGCATATTCCGGATACTTTTAAAACATTAAATTTGTGCC is a genomic window of Chitinophaga sp. LS1 containing:
- a CDS encoding LytR/AlgR family response regulator transcription factor, whose protein sequence is MNVIIIEDERKTARELQDILTNIDSEIRVLQVLPSVVAAIRWFRENPAPDLIFSDIQLGDGLCFEIYREVSVNAPIIFCTAFDQYAIQAFESNSIDYLLKPLEEAQVERSLKKFHRIKDHYNTYQQSLTKAMTQMENAYRHTILVHYREKMVPVKVTDLAYIHAANGVVTLHTRNDQDYTIQYTIDQLENMLNRNDFFRANRQFILHRESITDIEHYFNRRLIIKTNCKTPEKIIVSRLKAQDFLRWIEQ
- a CDS encoding efflux RND transporter periplasmic adaptor subunit, yielding MKTKYIVSLVVILIIGLIVYKLAVNKKKLNEKNRQAPVTQVQIPVKVAVAKEQLLEINIVKTGNIAPFKEAKVVAMSGGTLTQVRFELGDQVKQEQVLAITDTRQAQLELQKAETDAAKLRNDLDTYTELLKGKAATQEKVNEIKNNYQTALNQVDQARKKLADAAIKAPTSGIISAKPVEQGVFVNAGTEIATIVNLNKAKVQVNLTEAEVYKVTNGQKVKITADVYPGKEFSGTISFISPQADQTHNYLVEIMTDNATQSILRSGTFVYADFSRKTQEQFLVIPREALTESVKNASVYVVKNNVVHQQIIQTGTEMGGLMQVISGLQAGDSVVTSGQINLKDGTPVSVSK
- a CDS encoding efflux RND transporter permease subunit, with protein sequence MSIAEIAVKRPLLILVIFTVLILFGLECYHSLNYNLLPKMEVPTVTVSTVYAGASASEVETSVTKKLEDAFASVEGLDKITSKSQEGVSQVVITFKSGTNIDRAEADIQRKADQAQNDLPKDIDKPLVNKVNLEEAPVVKAGVTSTLAPRALYDLVDKQLRPILQNVSGVGQVNIIGGDEREIQVNVDQGKLNAYGITITQVTDAVNNANQSFPAGSIETLNQQVTIQYDANVTSVSQISELIVVQRPGGGSVFLKDVAEVVDATAKATAINHINGLPSIGIQIVKQSDANAVNVSRDVKKAFANLEQQYKDSKVKFTISSDQSTYTLRSADAVMEDLVLAVIIVGVVMLAFLHSFRSSMFVMVALPSSMIPTFIAMYLLGFSLNLMTLMALSLVVGILVDDSIVVLENIYRHLEAGTDRKQAALDGRNEIGFTAMAITLVDVVVFLPLAMAGGIIGMILREFSLVVVISTLMSLFVSFTVTPMLASRFGRLEHLTKDTWWGRLNLGFEHIIDVIKENYGKLLKVSLHKKRYLLSGVIILIIGSIMLVVKGFVGAAFIPSGDQGELMINLELAPDASIYQTNMLTQQVEKHILARPEVDKVFSSIGFLTGGVAGTGNNSNKAELTVTLVDAKKRDMTAEEFGIMMQRELTASVPGVKVTASPTSITGNASTAPIQIAVKGVNLKDVRGVAEQYMKITAGVPGTQFVQLSVKDPKPQIEVKLDREKMTLLGLNASQVGGALQNAFSGNDKSKFKQSGNEYDILVSLDRFNRSDINNVRNLSFTNNDGQTFVMSQFAEIKEGIGESVLERSDRLNSITVNANVAGRPTGTVATEIKEKVASVKLPEGVSIEYLGDVKNQGDAFGSLGLALITAILLVYLIMVALYESVIYPFVVLFSIPVALVGALLALALSMETLNIFSIIGVIMLLGLVSKNAILIVDFTNHLKEKGAKVEDALVEAGEERLRPILMTTLAMIFGMLPIALATGAGSEVKNGMAWVIIGGLTSSMILTLFVVPAMYLIIDKLKIRLQKKKQPAYHEAH
- a CDS encoding TolC family protein — encoded protein: MMKKKLLIAGLLLINGASYAQNNWTLKSCIEYGLKNHRSNVVYANDKKAADAKAREALAAYLPSVSISGSIDDNLKVQETVIPAGIFGDHDIRVAFTKKFNTNPVAQLDQTIFDQSLLTGLKANKYNRESADLNVQQNNETIIYNISSAFAQIFVYREQLSLLHTNLDNYHEQMDITSQQVNKGTVLQKELDKVTVDYNNTVSKIHVAESNLTLSYNQLKYEMGFPLTDTITVDSVEAAKAFNNLAIAAPDANTFSAANRLDFRISQVNEKMLAIDEQRLRNGIYPRLTAYARYGAVGYGDNLNESFKSLATYSAIGIKLSIPILDFYKRNAQSSQAKYKHLNAIEQLKIDEGKYAMEYQNARTKVIQEQGNMDNNRRNIELAQSVFTTTNLQYQKGTTDMTDWLNAQNSLKEAQNNYLSSVYNFFLARIDLEKAGGSLKTFYLAL